From Arcticibacter tournemirensis, one genomic window encodes:
- a CDS encoding response regulator: protein MAKKVLVLDDDEAVLEVLEAALEYANFDVKTAGESNDIFKDIEEFNPDVVLIDYLLRGINGGELCHQIKTNSKTAQLPVILISAYPRVLLSLGDYGCNAFMAKPFDLSDLVSQINNCITEERSDHLQNS, encoded by the coding sequence ATGGCAAAAAAAGTCCTGGTTCTTGATGACGATGAAGCTGTGCTGGAAGTACTGGAGGCTGCACTCGAATATGCAAACTTCGATGTTAAAACTGCCGGTGAATCGAACGATATTTTTAAGGATATAGAAGAGTTTAATCCCGATGTAGTGTTAATTGATTATCTCCTGCGTGGCATAAACGGAGGAGAGCTCTGCCATCAGATCAAAACTAATTCTAAGACAGCTCAGCTCCCGGTGATCCTCATTTCGGCCTATCCCCGTGTTCTTTTATCCCTCGGCGACTATGGGTGTAATGCATTTATGGCAAAGCCATTTGATCTTTCCGACCTGGTCTCTCAAATTAACAACTGCATAACGGAAGAAAGATCCGATCACCTTCAAAATTCATAA
- a CDS encoding response regulator produces MIKILLAEDHNIVRNGLRSLLENQSDIQVIDEVPNGKEALQKVINGLKPDVVLADVNMPELDGIGLTEKLHEIAPAIKVLILSMLEHENYVLKAMSFGAAGYLLKSSSQQELIFAIHHVMAGNLYICSEISLKLLARIPQHPQNTEEDIRAAGSLSKREKEILALIAEGYTNSEIADMLFTSRRTVEGHRQNLIEKTRARNTAALIRFAIKNGIIS; encoded by the coding sequence TTGATTAAGATACTATTAGCGGAAGACCATAATATTGTAAGAAACGGACTCAGGTCACTGTTAGAAAACCAATCTGACATACAAGTTATAGATGAGGTACCGAACGGAAAGGAAGCGCTTCAGAAAGTAATAAATGGTCTAAAACCCGATGTTGTTCTTGCAGATGTCAATATGCCTGAACTCGACGGAATTGGCCTAACCGAAAAACTACACGAAATTGCCCCCGCGATTAAAGTTCTCATACTCTCTATGCTCGAGCATGAGAACTACGTTTTGAAGGCGATGAGTTTCGGAGCGGCAGGATACCTTTTAAAAAGTTCATCTCAGCAGGAGCTCATCTTTGCCATTCATCATGTAATGGCTGGGAACCTCTATATCTGCTCAGAAATATCGTTAAAATTACTGGCAAGGATACCCCAGCATCCGCAAAACACAGAAGAAGATATAAGAGCAGCAGGCTCTCTTTCAAAAAGAGAAAAGGAAATCCTGGCCTTAATCGCAGAAGGCTACACCAATTCGGAGATCGCCGACATGCTTTTTACCAGCAGGCGCACAGTAGAAGGACACAGACAGAACCTTATTGAAAAAACCAGAGCCCGGAATACAGCGGCCTTAATCAGGTTTGCGATAAAAAACGGGATCATAAGTTAA
- a CDS encoding LptF/LptG family permease yields MKKVHLLIIQAFIRPFIVTFFIVMFVLLMLFLFKYIDDLIGKGFEWYVILQLLWYASATNVAMALPLAMLLSSIMTFGNLGENYELVAIKSAGISLQKAMMPLVILVSILSVGAFMFSDYMLPVANLKMGSLLYDVRNQKAAFLIEEGIFNNSIQGYSIRVQKKDPDGRTLHNVLIYDQQSSNGNISTIMAKEGLMYKIDNDQTLVLLLKDGVRYEETQGDKGYNPRQRFRRFRFKQTEQKFDLSGFKMQRTDENLFKTNYAMLNLRQLKYYRDSAMTQADSATKAIMDYLAPSYRIYAYRVPAVPGAPKVQPKKILNYKNRISEIIPEKDKTSAISYAVSEARSIAETLSSRSEEYKLYQKSIRRYIIEYNRKFTLSVSCLILFSIGAPLGAIIRKGGLGLPVVMSIIFFLIYHIISTIGEKSAKEGTVSPVAGMWIAIVVLAPLGAFLTYKATSDSALFDIDYYKQMLQKFIGRFIKKKPGLPK; encoded by the coding sequence GTGAAGAAAGTTCATCTGCTCATCATACAGGCATTTATCAGGCCTTTCATTGTGACCTTTTTCATCGTCATGTTTGTGTTGTTGATGTTATTTTTATTCAAATACATTGATGACCTGATAGGAAAAGGCTTTGAATGGTATGTCATCCTTCAGCTGCTGTGGTATGCTTCTGCCACAAACGTTGCTATGGCTCTGCCTTTAGCAATGCTCCTCTCCTCTATTATGACATTCGGGAACCTGGGTGAAAACTATGAGCTGGTAGCTATAAAATCGGCAGGGATTTCTCTTCAAAAAGCCATGATGCCCCTGGTAATCCTGGTATCAATATTAAGTGTTGGCGCGTTTATGTTTTCCGATTATATGCTCCCTGTTGCTAACCTCAAAATGGGTTCACTCCTCTATGACGTCAGAAACCAGAAAGCTGCATTTTTAATTGAGGAAGGCATATTCAACAACAGCATTCAGGGCTACTCCATCAGGGTGCAAAAGAAGGATCCCGACGGACGGACGCTTCACAACGTCTTGATCTATGATCAGCAAAGCTCAAACGGCAACATCTCAACGATCATGGCCAAAGAAGGCCTGATGTATAAGATTGATAACGATCAAACCCTCGTGCTGCTTCTCAAAGATGGGGTACGATACGAAGAAACACAGGGTGACAAAGGATATAACCCCCGGCAGCGTTTCCGCCGCTTCAGGTTTAAGCAGACTGAGCAAAAGTTCGATCTCTCAGGCTTTAAAATGCAGAGAACAGACGAAAACCTGTTTAAAACGAACTATGCCATGTTAAACCTCCGTCAGTTGAAGTACTATCGTGACTCTGCAATGACCCAGGCTGACAGTGCAACCAAAGCAATAATGGATTACCTGGCTCCCTCCTACAGAATATATGCCTACCGCGTGCCGGCGGTTCCCGGAGCTCCAAAGGTGCAGCCGAAGAAAATCCTTAATTACAAAAACCGGATATCAGAAATTATTCCCGAGAAAGACAAGACTTCGGCAATAAGCTATGCCGTAAGCGAGGCCCGTTCAATCGCCGAAACACTCAGCAGCCGAAGTGAAGAGTATAAATTATACCAGAAAAGCATAAGGCGGTATATCATCGAGTATAACCGGAAATTTACGCTATCGGTATCCTGCCTGATACTGTTTTCTATTGGAGCGCCTCTCGGTGCAATCATACGCAAAGGCGGTTTAGGCCTGCCTGTAGTTATGTCTATTATCTTTTTCCTTATTTATCATATTATCTCTACTATCGGCGAGAAATCGGCTAAAGAAGGTACTGTATCTCCGGTAGCTGGAATGTGGATCGCTATTGTAGTATTAGCGCCTCTGGGTGCATTTTTAACGTACAAAGCTACAAGCGACTCTGCTTTATTTGACATCGATTACTACAAGCAGATGCTGCAAAAGTTTATCGGCCGGTTTATAAAGAAAAAACCCGGACTTCCAAAATAG
- a CDS encoding START-like domain-containing protein: MSEKKKFTLEYEVNSSPKILFGFLNEPNGLSQWFADEVWYKDQIYTFIWDGEEHKAKLLTAKDNKLVRFKWIDDEPQCYFEMEILQDELTNDVALSITDFAPQEALEERRLIWDNQIQYLIRVLGV; this comes from the coding sequence ATGTCTGAGAAAAAGAAGTTTACACTAGAATACGAAGTTAATTCATCTCCTAAAATTTTGTTTGGTTTTTTAAACGAACCAAACGGACTATCGCAATGGTTCGCAGATGAGGTTTGGTATAAAGACCAGATATACACCTTTATCTGGGATGGAGAGGAACATAAAGCGAAACTTCTGACTGCCAAAGACAATAAGCTCGTACGATTTAAGTGGATTGACGACGAGCCCCAGTGTTATTTCGAAATGGAGATCCTTCAGGATGAGCTTACTAATGACGTAGCCCTCTCTATAACCGACTTCGCCCCCCAGGAGGCGCTCGAAGAAAGAAGACTTATCTGGGACAATCAAATTCAGTATTTAATCCGGGTATTAGGGGTATAA
- a CDS encoding cupin domain-containing protein has translation MKAYKKVLSVAFTVFCLSSFFSPEAGFAQQTGVKRTDLQKHYIEAPGYETIQARIDFEPGKAVGMHSHPGEEVIYVLEGLLEYQIDGEKAVVLKAGDVLFIPAGKNHSAKNVGKVKAAELATYIVKKDKPLLVFKK, from the coding sequence ATGAAAGCATATAAGAAAGTCCTGTCAGTCGCCTTTACTGTTTTTTGTTTATCGTCCTTTTTTTCGCCTGAAGCAGGTTTCGCACAACAAACAGGTGTGAAGCGGACAGACCTGCAAAAACACTACATTGAGGCTCCGGGATATGAAACAATTCAGGCACGCATAGACTTTGAGCCTGGTAAAGCGGTCGGCATGCATTCTCATCCCGGCGAAGAGGTTATTTATGTGCTGGAAGGTCTATTGGAGTACCAGATAGATGGAGAGAAGGCTGTTGTACTTAAAGCCGGTGACGTACTCTTTATTCCTGCCGGGAAAAATCATTCAGCAAAAAACGTCGGTAAGGTTAAAGCTGCAGAGCTTGCAACTTATATTGTAAAGAAAGATAAGCCACTTTTAGTATTTAAAAAATAA
- a CDS encoding alpha/beta fold hydrolase, translated as MNKLTVKDGTEIYFKDLGAGQPIFFHHGWPLSSDDWDAQMMFFLDKGFRVIAHDRRGHGRSTQTYKGNDMDTYAADVAELVEFLDLKDVIHIGHSTGGGEAIRYAAKYGRGRVAKVVLISAITPYMIQDENNPKGVPLAVFDDIRHNTKHNRQQFYHDITFPFYGYNREGADVKKGIQDNWWRQGMMGGIKAQYDCIKVFSETDFTEDLKSVDFPVLVLHGDDDQIVPYETTAVKAAELLKNRKLIIYPGFSHGMPTTEADTINKDTLEFINA; from the coding sequence ATGAACAAGTTAACAGTAAAAGATGGTACCGAAATTTATTTTAAAGATCTGGGCGCAGGACAACCTATTTTCTTTCATCACGGATGGCCGTTATCCTCCGACGATTGGGATGCACAAATGATGTTTTTCTTAGATAAAGGATTTCGGGTCATTGCTCATGACAGAAGAGGTCACGGAAGATCTACTCAAACTTATAAAGGCAACGATATGGATACGTATGCAGCTGATGTAGCGGAACTGGTTGAATTCCTGGATCTGAAAGATGTGATCCATATAGGCCATTCTACGGGTGGAGGCGAGGCCATAAGATATGCTGCTAAATATGGCAGAGGCCGCGTTGCCAAAGTAGTTTTGATAAGTGCCATTACGCCTTACATGATTCAGGACGAGAATAATCCTAAGGGTGTGCCATTGGCTGTATTCGATGACATTCGCCACAATACAAAACATAACAGACAACAATTCTATCATGATATCACCTTCCCGTTTTATGGATACAACCGTGAAGGTGCAGACGTAAAAAAAGGCATTCAGGACAACTGGTGGAGGCAAGGCATGATGGGCGGAATAAAAGCACAGTACGATTGCATCAAGGTGTTCTCAGAAACTGATTTCACCGAAGACCTGAAAAGCGTCGATTTCCCTGTACTTGTTCTGCACGGCGACGACGATCAGATAGTGCCTTATGAAACTACGGCGGTGAAAGCTGCTGAGCTTTTGAAAAACAGAAAACTGATTATATATCCCGGATTTTCGCACGGCATGCCCACTACCGAAGCTGATACCATCAACAAGGACACTCTGGAGTTTATCAATGCATAA
- a CDS encoding helix-turn-helix domain-containing protein, protein MLKHFSYKQFGNLVFSERTLAENYLSTIDEHIKILFIPKNAVIQVDFQKFAMETDALLFINPKVVLKPCETVEGRLIHFNRDFYCVEIHDQEVACDGILYNNVFEVPFIALNESQSTEIQAILKEVLSEMENEDASTEEMLRTLLKLIILKSIRIWKQQHHLAENDQQADVQFLRRFSKLVEQHYKTLHSVADYAELLFVTPKNLSKKIGLLSKSTPNDIIKDRIILESKRLLAHTNMTVKEIAHSLNYEDDAYFIRFFTKNTGVSPVSFRKQF, encoded by the coding sequence ATGCTAAAACATTTTTCGTATAAGCAATTTGGCAATTTGGTATTCAGCGAGCGTACACTTGCAGAAAATTACTTAAGTACAATCGACGAACACATCAAAATTTTATTCATACCGAAGAATGCCGTTATCCAGGTCGATTTCCAGAAATTCGCAATGGAAACCGACGCACTCTTGTTTATAAATCCTAAAGTTGTATTAAAGCCCTGCGAAACCGTCGAGGGTCGATTGATCCATTTCAACAGAGACTTTTATTGCGTGGAAATTCATGATCAGGAAGTGGCCTGCGACGGAATACTATACAACAATGTATTTGAAGTGCCTTTTATAGCGCTCAATGAAAGTCAGTCCACGGAAATTCAGGCTATACTTAAAGAAGTTCTGTCGGAAATGGAGAATGAGGATGCCAGTACAGAGGAAATGCTTCGGACCTTATTGAAATTGATTATCTTAAAATCAATCAGGATCTGGAAGCAGCAGCACCACTTAGCCGAAAACGACCAGCAGGCAGATGTGCAATTTTTAAGAAGATTCAGCAAATTGGTAGAACAGCACTACAAAACCCTGCATTCCGTTGCCGACTATGCCGAACTATTGTTTGTTACCCCCAAAAACCTAAGTAAGAAAATAGGATTGCTCAGTAAAAGCACTCCAAATGACATTATCAAAGACAGAATCATTCTGGAAAGCAAACGCCTGCTGGCTCATACAAATATGACCGTAAAGGAGATAGCCCATAGTCTGAATTATGAAGACGACGCCTATTTCATTCGTTTTTTTACAAAAAACACTGGCGTTTCTCCAGTGTCTTTCCGCAAGCAGTTCTAG
- a CDS encoding bifunctional 3,4-dihydroxy-2-butanone-4-phosphate synthase/GTP cyclohydrolase II, producing MEIKLNTIEEAIDELKAGKVIIVVDDEDRENEGDFVTTARNVTPEVINFMAAHGRGLICAPLSESRCDELRLNLMVGKNTALHETNFTVSVDLIGNGCTTGISASDRAKTIQALINPATRPEDLGRPGHIFPLRAKEGGVLRRSGHTEAVVDLASLAGMEPAGVLVEIMKEDGEMARLPDLMKIAEKFNLKIISIKDLITYRLQTETLIAKEVSVTLPTEWGDFQMVAYTQLNTGEHHLALIKGEWEPEEPVLVRVHSSCVTGDIFGSCRCDCGPQLHKAMEMIEKEGRGVVIYMNQEGRGIGLINKLHAYNLQEHGFDTVDANLKLGFKMDQRDYGIGAQILRSLGVTKMRLMSNNPTKRAGLIGYGLEIVDNVPIEIKSNVHNEKYLKTKRDRMGHTIQGTIDNGQLTIDRGQLTGDN from the coding sequence ATGGAAATTAAACTAAATACTATTGAGGAAGCCATTGACGAGCTGAAGGCTGGAAAGGTTATCATTGTAGTAGATGATGAAGACCGGGAGAATGAAGGTGATTTTGTTACTACAGCGCGAAATGTTACTCCCGAAGTTATCAACTTCATGGCTGCTCATGGAAGAGGGCTTATATGTGCTCCCTTAAGCGAAAGTCGTTGTGATGAACTCAGGCTTAACCTGATGGTAGGTAAAAATACCGCACTTCACGAAACAAACTTTACTGTTTCTGTGGATTTGATTGGCAATGGTTGTACAACCGGTATATCTGCGTCAGACCGTGCTAAAACTATACAAGCTTTAATTAATCCCGCGACCAGGCCTGAAGACCTGGGAAGGCCCGGGCATATATTCCCTCTTCGCGCGAAGGAGGGCGGTGTGCTGCGCCGTTCAGGACATACGGAAGCGGTAGTCGACCTGGCGAGCCTCGCTGGTATGGAGCCTGCAGGGGTGCTTGTGGAGATTATGAAAGAGGATGGCGAAATGGCGCGTCTTCCTGATCTCATGAAAATAGCCGAGAAGTTTAATCTTAAGATCATTTCTATCAAAGATCTTATTACCTATCGCCTGCAAACCGAAACGTTGATTGCTAAGGAGGTTTCTGTAACACTTCCGACAGAATGGGGTGATTTTCAGATGGTGGCTTATACTCAGCTTAATACAGGAGAACATCATCTTGCCCTGATTAAAGGGGAATGGGAGCCTGAAGAACCAGTTCTGGTGAGGGTACACAGCTCTTGTGTAACTGGTGATATTTTTGGATCCTGTCGCTGTGATTGCGGACCGCAATTACACAAGGCCATGGAGATGATAGAGAAAGAGGGGAGAGGTGTGGTTATTTATATGAACCAGGAAGGTCGCGGAATCGGACTGATCAATAAGCTGCATGCTTATAATTTACAAGAACACGGTTTTGATACCGTAGACGCAAATCTTAAGCTCGGTTTTAAAATGGACCAGAGGGATTATGGGATCGGTGCTCAGATATTGAGGAGCCTGGGTGTAACCAAGATGAGGTTAATGTCAAATAATCCTACAAAAAGAGCTGGCTTAATTGGCTACGGTCTTGAGATCGTTGATAATGTTCCGATTGAAATAAAATCTAACGTCCATAATGAAAAGTATTTAAAAACGAAACGTGACAGGATGGGGCACACAATTCAGGGGACGATTGATAATGGACAGTTGACAATTGACAGGGGACAATTGACAGGGGACAATTGA
- a CDS encoding translocation/assembly module TamB domain-containing protein, with translation MQFKPVQTYIAKRTAKYLSKELNTVVDIGSLYIKPFKSVVLEGLYLQDLDKDTLLYAPKFSVDLNLLSIRLRKVSVNTAQLDNGKFFLKKYKDGTTNLQFIINYFDSGKPKPKKKPSKRPYDITFDRIVLNNTALRYRNFNSNDTIKGINFNDVSLFNLNTTVLNLDTKNHIFKAGIRNMSFREKSGFYLKNLTTNAVIDSNSMEFNKLLLQAGNSTIRNYLLMKYSRFGDFNNFVKKVFVRGNLKNTTVYSKDIAFFTDALRHMDISVRVNGNLSGYVNNIKARNFSVKAGQATYVRGNFDIKGLPYINKTYLDLNVQQLFTNKKDADLIIKGISGQSGLVPPIAGKLGNVNFKGRFAGFIKNFRAKGEIKTSLGRIIPDVRVNLNGAAAYSGTIKAIDFNLGELLEQKDLGRATLSASIKGQGLRLNQLKEKLDLKADYIQFRGYRYSNIKVDGNVGNKIFKGIIGVNDPNLKLGFDGMINLGPKLPEFNFNADIRHANLRKLGFTKDTLVAEANFRTNFKGNNLNNLEGTLELSQLRLTSPDSSLLVNAVSLTASGAGNDRLIAVNSDILEANLRGEIDLNTLPSYFVSIVKRYIPSLKTSAIKIGSQNFNFYLRVKDFAPFTMLFMPDLKIPEGAVFYGRFISADSVAALNGSSPLLQYKKLRINNFILDESASRNALNIFLTADRIDITDSLYIKNINIANIFHNDSLALNVKLSDKNATNQLDLNALVEFGSDTLARLSILPSDIIINQEVWKVPEQVKFRFDKGKVFVQEFELSRDNQLLTIDGVISSDPLDKLKADFKQFKVATFNPVTRGAGVSMTGEMNGHIILSSVAKRPKIESELKIDSLTMNNTSIGDLNLVADLDNETKLVNVNMDITKDGEQTMNVKGTYDAGAEKNTLDLTLLMEDNQLVIFQPFIRHLVSNVSGLASARLNVTGNVLAPRIDGTLSLKDAKLTVNYLKTPYSITDEVSVSNSIIQINDLELTDLKNNKATANGTVDMRNPGNPNIDIAIRANHFMALNTTAKDNPLYYGTAYATGVFRFKGPTNNMRIDINAKTEEGTVFNIPLNSSETVATNDFITFVSKDSTFTPKSQSFFLPGLVLNIDLAVDENSIVNIFTSLGRLNGRGNAAINLKITSQGDFEMYGDYLISSGKFQLTAQDFINKIFDLSQGGSIRWTGDPADALINLKAVYSLRTDIRPLYMAAGRAANEGRVHTEAIMNLSGNLTRPDITFDINFPSDAYIKDELQSYFNDVNNKNTQALSLIVRRSFSPNSGGVNVQAVNSTLISAGTELFVNQFNNILAQWLNLNFVDLNIRSFNEASASFRFLKDRLVITGGVTDRRADVNDYNIIGNTVTRDVEMLYLLQKDGSLTARISNRLNNRNFLNPDQEYINAVGLVYRQDFETFSEFLRALIGQKRREERRRQLPTPSPTPTNSTGTPSAILPTPTESTKKQR, from the coding sequence TTGCAGTTTAAACCTGTACAAACCTATATTGCCAAGAGAACCGCGAAATATCTTTCAAAAGAACTGAACACGGTAGTAGATATTGGCTCTCTGTATATCAAGCCGTTTAAATCTGTGGTACTGGAAGGCCTTTACCTTCAGGACCTCGACAAAGATACTTTATTATATGCTCCTAAGTTCAGTGTCGATCTCAATCTTTTGTCAATACGCCTACGCAAAGTATCTGTAAATACGGCTCAGCTCGATAATGGAAAGTTCTTCCTTAAAAAGTACAAAGACGGAACCACCAACCTGCAGTTTATCATCAACTATTTCGACTCGGGTAAACCCAAGCCAAAAAAGAAACCTTCTAAAAGGCCTTACGATATTACCTTCGACAGGATCGTTTTAAACAATACCGCTTTAAGATACCGCAACTTCAACAGCAACGATACAATAAAGGGAATAAACTTCAATGATGTCTCTCTGTTCAATCTCAACACAACCGTTCTGAACCTCGATACCAAAAACCATATTTTCAAGGCAGGGATACGGAATATGAGCTTCAGGGAAAAGAGTGGCTTTTATTTAAAGAATCTAACCACCAATGCGGTTATCGACAGCAATAGCATGGAGTTCAATAAATTATTACTGCAGGCTGGCAATAGCACGATCAGAAACTACCTTTTGATGAAGTATTCACGATTTGGTGATTTCAATAACTTTGTTAAAAAGGTATTCGTCAGGGGCAACTTAAAAAACACGACCGTTTATTCAAAAGATATTGCTTTTTTCACTGACGCTCTTCGCCATATGGATATCAGTGTCAGAGTCAATGGTAATTTAAGTGGCTACGTTAATAATATCAAAGCCCGTAATTTTTCAGTTAAAGCGGGGCAGGCTACGTACGTCCGCGGAAACTTTGATATTAAAGGACTTCCTTACATCAATAAAACCTATTTGGATCTCAATGTTCAGCAGCTTTTCACGAATAAGAAAGACGCAGACTTAATCATAAAAGGAATATCCGGACAGTCTGGCCTTGTTCCCCCTATCGCTGGAAAACTCGGCAATGTTAATTTCAAGGGCAGGTTTGCAGGCTTTATAAAAAACTTCAGGGCGAAGGGCGAAATCAAAACAAGTTTAGGCAGAATTATTCCGGATGTCAGGGTGAACCTGAACGGCGCAGCTGCATACTCTGGGACTATTAAAGCTATTGATTTCAATCTGGGTGAGTTGCTCGAACAAAAAGATCTTGGAAGAGCTACTCTTAGCGCCAGCATCAAGGGTCAGGGCCTTCGCCTGAATCAATTGAAAGAAAAACTTGATCTCAAGGCGGACTATATCCAATTCAGAGGATACAGGTACTCCAACATCAAAGTAGATGGTAACGTAGGCAACAAAATATTCAAAGGAATTATCGGAGTAAACGATCCGAATCTTAAGCTCGGCTTTGACGGCATGATAAATTTGGGGCCAAAACTACCTGAATTCAACTTCAATGCCGACATACGTCATGCGAATCTCCGAAAGCTCGGGTTCACCAAAGACACACTCGTTGCTGAAGCTAATTTCAGGACAAACTTCAAGGGGAATAATTTAAATAATCTTGAGGGCACCCTTGAACTAAGCCAACTCAGGCTTACCAGTCCCGACAGCTCCTTGCTTGTCAATGCTGTCAGCCTTACAGCCTCTGGCGCCGGTAACGACCGTTTAATCGCTGTTAACTCCGACATACTGGAGGCTAACCTACGGGGTGAGATTGACCTTAACACGCTGCCATCCTATTTTGTCTCCATCGTGAAACGCTATATCCCGTCATTAAAAACATCCGCTATTAAGATAGGCTCGCAAAACTTCAATTTCTATTTAAGAGTAAAAGACTTTGCTCCTTTTACTATGCTGTTTATGCCCGATCTGAAGATCCCGGAAGGAGCTGTTTTTTATGGCCGTTTTATTTCGGCGGATAGTGTCGCCGCGCTCAACGGATCAAGTCCTTTGCTTCAATACAAAAAACTCAGGATCAATAACTTCATTCTTGACGAGTCTGCTTCCCGGAATGCGCTGAACATCTTTCTTACGGCCGACCGGATCGATATTACCGACAGCCTGTATATTAAAAACATAAACATCGCCAACATCTTTCATAACGACAGCCTGGCGCTGAACGTGAAACTTTCAGATAAAAATGCCACAAACCAGCTTGACTTGAACGCACTGGTTGAATTTGGTAGTGACACTTTAGCACGCTTAAGTATTCTCCCATCCGATATAATTATCAACCAGGAGGTCTGGAAGGTACCCGAACAGGTAAAGTTCAGATTTGATAAGGGGAAGGTCTTTGTTCAAGAGTTTGAACTAAGCAGAGATAATCAGTTATTAACTATCGATGGTGTTATTTCGTCCGACCCTCTTGATAAACTGAAAGCCGACTTCAAACAATTCAAAGTTGCTACTTTCAATCCCGTAACCAGAGGAGCAGGTGTATCTATGACAGGTGAAATGAACGGCCACATCATCCTGTCGTCGGTAGCCAAAAGACCAAAAATAGAATCGGAGCTTAAAATCGATTCATTAACGATGAACAATACCAGCATCGGCGACCTCAACTTGGTAGCCGACCTCGACAACGAAACCAAGCTGGTAAACGTCAATATGGACATTACCAAGGATGGCGAACAAACTATGAATGTAAAAGGGACCTATGACGCAGGGGCAGAAAAAAACACGCTGGACCTGACTCTGCTAATGGAGGACAATCAACTGGTAATTTTTCAGCCTTTTATCCGGCATCTGGTATCTAACGTAAGCGGACTGGCTTCAGCCAGGCTTAATGTAACTGGAAATGTACTGGCCCCCCGGATCGACGGAACGCTAAGTTTGAAAGACGCGAAATTAACAGTAAATTACCTTAAAACCCCTTACAGCATAACCGACGAAGTATCTGTAAGCAACAGTATCATACAAATCAACGATTTAGAGTTAACAGATCTGAAAAACAATAAGGCCACTGCCAACGGCACTGTCGATATGCGGAATCCCGGGAATCCTAACATTGATATTGCAATTCGCGCAAACCACTTTATGGCCTTGAACACCACTGCTAAAGACAACCCTCTTTATTATGGCACCGCCTATGCAACCGGAGTTTTCAGATTTAAAGGTCCAACCAATAACATGAGGATTGATATTAACGCCAAAACCGAAGAAGGAACGGTGTTTAATATCCCCCTTAATTCCTCCGAAACGGTTGCTACGAACGATTTCATTACTTTCGTTTCAAAGGATTCGACGTTCACACCTAAAAGCCAGTCTTTCTTCCTTCCAGGCCTGGTGCTCAACATTGACCTCGCCGTTGATGAGAATTCTATCGTAAATATATTTACCAGTCTTGGCAGATTAAATGGCCGTGGAAACGCTGCCATCAATCTTAAGATTACCAGCCAGGGTGATTTTGAAATGTATGGCGATTATCTTATCTCCAGTGGGAAATTTCAGCTTACGGCCCAGGACTTTATCAATAAAATATTCGATCTTAGCCAGGGCGGCTCCATCCGCTGGACGGGTGACCCCGCCGATGCGCTGATTAATCTTAAGGCCGTTTATTCTTTAAGGACCGACATCAGGCCTCTATATATGGCTGCAGGGCGGGCCGCTAACGAGGGACGGGTTCATACTGAAGCGATTATGAACCTTAGTGGAAACCTGACTCGCCCCGACATTACTTTCGACATCAATTTCCCCTCAGATGCATATATAAAAGACGAACTTCAAAGTTATTTTAACGATGTAAACAACAAGAACACCCAGGCTTTGAGTTTAATCGTAAGAAGGTCGTTCTCCCCAAATAGTGGCGGAGTAAACGTTCAGGCCGTCAACTCTACATTAATTAGTGCGGGAACTGAACTTTTTGTTAATCAGTTTAATAACATATTGGCTCAATGGCTTAACCTCAATTTTGTCGACCTCAATATCCGGTCGTTTAACGAAGCAAGTGCATCTTTCAGATTCCTCAAAGATCGTCTGGTTATTACCGGGGGCGTTACCGACAGAAGAGCCGATGTAAATGACTATAATATAATTGGCAATACTGTAACGCGTGACGTGGAAATGCTTTACCTGCTGCAAAAGGATGGTAGTCTCACAGCCAGGATATCCAACAGGCTGAACAACCGTAACTTTTTAAATCCCGATCAGGAATACATAAATGCTGTAGGTTTGGTGTACCGGCAGGATTTTGAAACCTTCTCGGAATTCCTCAGGGCCCTGATTGGACAAAAACGCAGGGAAGAAAGAAGGCGGCAACTGCCCACCCCTTCACCTACTCCAACAAACTCCACAGGAACTCCCTCTGCAATCCTGCCCACACCCACCGAAAGCACCAAAAAACAACGCTGA